From the Fibrobacter sp. UWB11 genome, one window contains:
- a CDS encoding SIMPL domain-containing protein — MSRVKEALVLAIAILGLGAFLYCAMMHTKDRDRVVSVRGLSEREVKADFVIWPIVYKEVGNDLSVIYDAVQAKNATLGKFLRDNGVVDSEISWSAPEIEDVQGERYGDNKRPFRYIATVVTTVASKNVDRVRDIMGKQGDLLKQGIAFSGDDYRYRKLYSFNGLNEIKPAMIDEANKNARAAGEKFAADSDSKLGKIKTASQGQFSISDRDENTPYIKNVRVVTNVQYFLED; from the coding sequence ATGTCTAGAGTAAAAGAAGCTTTGGTGTTGGCAATTGCAATTCTCGGTCTTGGTGCTTTCCTCTATTGCGCCATGATGCACACGAAAGATAGGGACCGTGTTGTTTCTGTCCGAGGCCTTTCCGAACGCGAAGTTAAAGCGGATTTTGTGATTTGGCCTATCGTGTACAAGGAAGTCGGGAATGACCTCTCTGTAATCTATGATGCAGTGCAGGCGAAAAATGCAACGCTTGGAAAGTTCCTGCGCGACAATGGCGTTGTGGATTCCGAAATCAGCTGGTCTGCTCCGGAAATCGAAGATGTGCAAGGCGAACGTTATGGCGACAACAAGCGCCCGTTCCGCTACATTGCGACTGTCGTGACGACGGTTGCATCGAAGAATGTGGACCGCGTCCGTGATATCATGGGCAAACAGGGCGACTTGCTGAAGCAAGGTATTGCGTTCAGTGGTGATGATTACCGCTACCGCAAACTTTACAGTTTCAATGGCCTGAACGAAATTAAGCCCGCGATGATTGATGAAGCAAACAAGAATGCCCGTGCTGCCGGTGAAAAGTTTGCAGCGGATTCCGATAGCAAACTCGGAAAAATCAAGACTGCATCGCAGGGGCAGTTCTCCATTAGTGACCGCGATGAAAATACGCCGTACATCAAGAATGTCCGCGTTGTTACCAATGTTCAGTATTTCTTAGAGGACTAA
- the pgi gene encoding glucose-6-phosphate isomerase: protein MSKLTDSKEWKALEAHAEVAKTWQMKELFAKDPTRADKFSVEACGLFLDYSKNIITDETMAKLQDLLKSAGFEDMRAKYFAGEKINTTEKRAVLHTALRYKGNDPICVDGKDVMPEVRRVLKHMEEFTKLVRTGKWKGHTGKSIKYVVNIGIGGSDLGPVMVTEALKPYAEKPAAGEYSPEVYFVSNIDGTHMAETLKKVNIEETLFIVASKTFTTLETMTNAETAKAAVLKAFNGDEKSIAKHFVALSTNTEAVSAFGIDTANMFEFWNWVGGRYSLWSAIGLSIALRIGFDNYMKLHQGAYEMDQHFKTAPADKNLPVILALIGVWYNNFFGASSYAMLPYDQYLHRLAAYFQQADMESNGKTVDRDSKRVNYQTGPILWGEPGTNGQHAFYQLIHQGTKMIPCDFIAPANSHNKIGDHHQKLLSNFFAQPEALMNGKTLAQAQEELRKDGKSEEEIAFLAPHKVFEGNKPTNSIMMDYVSPETLGALIAMYEHKIFTQGVIWNINSYDQWGVELGKQLAKKILPELAKADAELNHDSSTNGLIRWFKAHQA from the coding sequence ATGTCTAAATTGACTGATTCTAAGGAATGGAAGGCCCTCGAGGCCCATGCCGAAGTCGCCAAGACTTGGCAGATGAAGGAACTCTTCGCAAAGGACCCGACTCGCGCTGACAAGTTCAGCGTCGAAGCTTGCGGACTTTTCCTCGACTACTCCAAGAACATCATCACCGACGAAACCATGGCAAAGCTCCAGGACCTCCTGAAGTCCGCAGGTTTCGAAGACATGCGCGCCAAGTATTTTGCTGGCGAAAAGATTAACACCACCGAAAAGCGCGCTGTGCTCCACACCGCTCTCCGCTACAAGGGCAACGATCCGATCTGCGTCGATGGCAAGGATGTGATGCCCGAAGTTCGCCGTGTGCTCAAGCACATGGAAGAATTCACCAAGCTCGTCCGCACGGGCAAGTGGAAGGGCCACACCGGCAAGTCCATCAAGTACGTTGTGAACATCGGTATCGGCGGTTCCGACCTCGGTCCGGTGATGGTCACCGAAGCTCTCAAGCCGTATGCTGAAAAGCCGGCTGCTGGCGAATACTCTCCGGAAGTCTACTTTGTTTCTAACATCGACGGCACCCACATGGCCGAAACCCTCAAGAAGGTGAACATCGAAGAAACGCTCTTCATCGTTGCTTCCAAGACATTCACCACTCTTGAAACCATGACGAACGCCGAAACTGCAAAGGCTGCAGTTCTCAAGGCTTTCAATGGCGACGAAAAGTCCATTGCCAAGCACTTCGTCGCTCTTTCCACCAACACCGAAGCCGTTTCCGCTTTCGGTATCGACACTGCTAACATGTTCGAATTCTGGAACTGGGTTGGCGGTCGTTACTCTCTCTGGTCTGCAATCGGTCTTTCCATTGCTCTCCGCATCGGTTTCGACAACTACATGAAGCTCCACCAGGGCGCTTACGAAATGGATCAGCATTTCAAGACCGCTCCGGCCGACAAGAACCTCCCGGTTATCCTCGCTCTCATCGGCGTTTGGTACAACAACTTCTTTGGCGCTTCTAGCTACGCCATGCTCCCGTACGACCAGTACCTCCACCGCCTCGCTGCCTACTTCCAGCAGGCAGACATGGAATCTAACGGCAAGACCGTCGATCGCGATTCTAAGCGCGTGAACTACCAGACGGGTCCGATCCTCTGGGGCGAACCGGGTACGAACGGCCAGCACGCCTTCTACCAGCTCATCCACCAGGGCACCAAGATGATTCCGTGCGACTTCATCGCCCCGGCCAACAGCCACAACAAGATTGGCGACCATCACCAGAAGCTCCTCTCCAACTTCTTTGCACAGCCGGAAGCCTTGATGAACGGTAAGACGCTCGCTCAGGCTCAGGAAGAACTCCGCAAGGATGGTAAGTCCGAAGAAGAAATCGCATTCCTCGCTCCGCACAAGGTATTCGAAGGCAACAAGCCGACCAACTCCATCATGATGGACTACGTTTCTCCGGAAACGCTCGGCGCCCTCATCGCCATGTACGAACACAAGATCTTCACGCAGGGCGTTATCTGGAACATCAACAGCTACGACCAGTGGGGTGTTGAACTCGGTAAGCAGCTCGCCAAGAAGATCCTCCCGGAACTTGCCAAGGCTGATGCTGAACTCAACCATGACAGCTCCACCAACGGTCTCATCCGCTGGTTCAAGGCTCACCAGGCTTAA
- a CDS encoding bifunctional diguanylate cyclase/phosphodiesterase, translated as MSLIEYASHVFFFPSLLVGSVYLATLVVLGEKKKMKEVLFWGVVFSLCPYMILSDFIYHGVMSVLFHVFGAVPLLVDVIVDYTSRVLLIPVAVIVCYKRLSVHWSLSLFMMTSFVGIGYLGMVVGKTQLMAFIVDAVAIILWWVFVWYEILRVRDARAFVRFDFIGFVTAFSMFVNLAMYVCVRMIEVTPEFLNYLVFVASLFWLTLTIAVKLIFRAIRLTQQAEIARNRDELTGLPNPLLFSNYVQELLSKDTQSRFAFVVFDVDNFKAFNERYGFSEGDAALKVLASTLRKLFGERYVTRVSCDMFRVIGDVAGMNFKVKEIHDKIHAFSKQGALEVKAGVYAQREPNENIERCFMRARLAETSIKGRYDEYVAVYVDEMSSRERLKMYLITHIDEAIENEHIKVFFQPVIDVKTNKLCGFEALARWMDPVHGMISPLDFIGVLEEAHLIHKLDVFVLKKVCEGYRNEVNLGHKCVPVSFNLSRLDFKLSEIYKEVKRFTDMYNVPHEMLHIEITESVLEDDDGGYIKEQIKRFQDEKFEVWMDDFGSGYSSLNMLKDYDFDFIKIDMVFLRNFTEKSKVVIQSMVEMAKRLHLGTLAEGVETQEHLEFLKAIGCDRVQGYYFSKPLPYDEVMKVLEEKGISA; from the coding sequence ATGAGCTTAATTGAATATGCGAGTCACGTGTTCTTTTTTCCGTCATTGCTAGTAGGGAGCGTTTACCTCGCGACACTTGTCGTTCTGGGCGAAAAAAAGAAAATGAAAGAGGTCCTTTTTTGGGGCGTCGTTTTTTCGTTATGTCCGTATATGATTTTATCGGACTTCATTTACCATGGCGTGATGAGTGTGCTTTTTCATGTGTTTGGGGCTGTTCCGCTGTTGGTGGATGTAATTGTTGATTACACAAGCCGTGTGTTGTTGATTCCTGTTGCGGTAATTGTTTGTTATAAGCGTCTTTCGGTTCATTGGTCGCTGTCGCTTTTTATGATGACTTCTTTTGTGGGAATTGGCTATTTAGGTATGGTAGTCGGGAAAACCCAACTTATGGCATTTATTGTAGATGCTGTGGCCATTATTCTTTGGTGGGTATTTGTTTGGTACGAGATATTACGTGTCCGCGACGCTCGAGCTTTTGTGCGTTTTGACTTTATCGGCTTTGTTACGGCGTTCAGCATGTTCGTGAACCTTGCTATGTATGTTTGCGTGCGCATGATCGAAGTGACGCCTGAGTTCTTGAATTATTTGGTGTTCGTAGCTAGCCTTTTCTGGCTTACGCTTACGATTGCTGTAAAGTTGATTTTCAGAGCAATCCGTTTGACGCAACAGGCCGAAATTGCTCGTAACCGAGATGAGCTGACGGGACTTCCAAACCCGTTGCTGTTTTCGAATTATGTCCAGGAACTTCTTTCTAAAGATACGCAGAGCCGTTTTGCGTTTGTCGTTTTTGATGTGGATAACTTCAAGGCGTTTAACGAAAGGTATGGTTTTAGCGAGGGCGATGCTGCACTCAAGGTCTTAGCTTCAACACTCCGGAAACTTTTTGGCGAACGTTATGTAACTCGTGTTTCGTGTGACATGTTCCGTGTGATTGGCGATGTTGCCGGGATGAATTTTAAAGTAAAAGAAATACACGATAAAATACACGCTTTTTCGAAGCAAGGTGCATTGGAAGTCAAGGCTGGCGTTTATGCGCAGCGCGAACCGAACGAGAATATCGAAAGATGCTTTATGAGAGCTCGCCTTGCCGAAACTTCTATCAAGGGCCGTTATGACGAGTATGTTGCTGTTTACGTTGACGAAATGAGTTCTCGTGAACGTTTGAAAATGTACTTGATTACGCATATTGACGAGGCAATCGAAAACGAACATATCAAGGTGTTCTTTCAGCCTGTTATCGATGTCAAGACGAATAAACTATGTGGATTCGAAGCACTGGCCCGTTGGATGGACCCTGTCCATGGTATGATTTCGCCTTTGGATTTTATTGGGGTGCTTGAAGAAGCCCATTTGATTCATAAGCTTGATGTATTTGTTCTAAAAAAAGTTTGTGAAGGGTATCGCAATGAGGTGAATTTAGGGCATAAATGTGTGCCGGTTTCGTTCAATCTTTCGCGCTTGGATTTTAAGCTGAGCGAAATCTATAAAGAAGTCAAGCGCTTTACGGATATGTACAACGTTCCGCACGAAATGCTTCATATCGAAATCACGGAATCCGTGTTGGAAGATGATGATGGCGGCTATATCAAGGAACAGATAAAGCGATTCCAGGATGAAAAATTTGAAGTCTGGATGGATGACTTTGGTTCGGGATATTCGTCGTTGAATATGCTGAAGGATTATGATTTTGACTTTATCAAGATTGATATGGTCTTTTTGAGAAACTTTACCGAAAAGTCCAAAGTAGTTATCCAGTCGATGGTCGAAATGGCTAAACGCCTGCATTTGGGAACACTTGCTGAAGGTGTTGAAACGCAGGAACATTTGGAATTTCTAAAGGCAATCGGTTGTGACCGCGTACAAGGTTATTACTTCTCGAAACCGCTCCCGTATGACGAGGTGATGAAGGTGCTCGAAGAGAAGGGAATAAGCGCGTAA